A genomic segment from Streptomyces sp. NBC_01233 encodes:
- a CDS encoding DUF397 domain-containing protein encodes MNTPNPAPDAWFKSTYSQAQGECVEVAFRARTVAARDSKDMNGPVLEFTPQGWTDFLDGLDAGDFRP; translated from the coding sequence ATGAACACGCCCAACCCCGCGCCCGACGCCTGGTTCAAGAGCACATATAGCCAGGCACAAGGCGAGTGCGTAGAGGTCGCATTCAGGGCGCGCACGGTCGCGGCCCGAGACAGCAAGGACATGAACGGCCCGGTCCTGGAGTTCACGCCCCAAGGCTGGACAGACTTCCTCGACGGGCTCGACGCGGGCGACTTCCGCCCGTAG